From the Colletotrichum lupini chromosome 10, complete sequence genome, one window contains:
- a CDS encoding major facilitator superfamily transporter — MLLLWRLNVVDANVCLAKVEMMATVNVLYITQSQATLSSAVSMAQLIRDAPVGQIIRFITRNKFLQYPEEKTGFQLPQQWLDVLNSEKSSPADATPADAGASPRSSESTHAADEENKFSQKEVEDASPYGTSLQRTRSREETIPYTADRLEVDEIHEIQKTKSIPIAPRKTKDGAILVDWYFSDDAENPQNWSNAKRGLIAAIICIYTFVVYMSSAIYTPSIEGVIHEFGVDMTEVSLGLALFVLGYGIGPLLFSPLSEIPRIGRNPIYIVTMFLFVIVSIPAPLASNFPGLMVLRFLQGLFGSPCLASGAASLGDMYSLLNLPYALIAWVPAAYCGPALGPLLSGFSVPAMGWRWSLWEILWAAAPVFLVMFFFLPETSTPNILLRRAQRLRKLTGNDRFMSQSEIDQRNLKTSAVVIDALIKPLEITIKDPAILFVQVYTAIIYGIYYSFFEVFPLVYPVYYGMSIGEIGLVFLCILVACLLGIAVYVSYLAFYMVPRIKKFGFPIQENRLVPALPASFGPTIGLFIFAWTASPAIHWIAPTIGITIYGATVFVVMQCIFVYVPLSYPQYAASLFAGNDFFRSAFAFASILFARPMYQDLGVARGTSLLGGLSTIGILGIWLLYFYGGRLRALSKFAVSSD; from the exons ATGTTGCTTCTTTGGCGTTTGAATGTTGTCGACGCCAATGTCTGCTTGGCAAAGGTTGAGATGATGGCCA CCGTCAACGTTCTATACATCACACAATCTCAAGCCACATTATCATCAGCCGTTTCAATGGCGCAGTTAATTCGAGATGCCCCTGTGGGCCAAATCATCCGCTTCATCACACGGAACAAGTTCCTCCAATACCCGGAAGAGAAGACTGGCTTCCAACTCCCGCAACAATGGCTTGACGTCCTCAATTCTGAAAAGTCCAGCCCGGCAGATGCAACCCCAGCCGACGCCGGCGCATCGCCCCGATCCTCCGAATCGACCCACGCCGCCGATGAAGAAAATAAGTTTTCACAGAAAGAAGTCGAAGACGCCTCGCCGTACGGCACCTCGCTCCAGCGGACTCGGAGCCGGGAGGAGACGATCCCATACACTGCGGACCGGCTCGAGGTCGACGAGATCCACGAGATCCAAAAGACCAAGAGCATCCCCATCGCACCGAGAAAGACCAAAGATGGTGCCATCTTGGTGGACTGGTACTTTAGCGACGATGCTGAGAACCCGCAAAACTGGTCCAATGCGAAGCGCGGACTCATCGCTGCCATTATCTGTATCTATACCTTTGTCGTCTACATGTCTTCAGCGATTTACACGCCCTCCATAGAGGGCGTCATTCACGAGTTCGGCGTCGACATGACTGAGGTTTCCTTGGGTCTGGCGCTCTTTGTCTTGGGCTATGGTATCGGCCCTCTGCTCTTCTCGCCGCTCTCTGAGATCCCCCGCATTGGCCGTAACCCGATTTACATCGTCACCATGTTCCTCTTCGTGATCGTGTCGATTCCCGCCCCTTTGGCTAGCAACTTCCCCGGGTTGATGGTTCTCCGATTCCTGCAGGGTCTCTTCGGCTCGCCGTGTCTGGCATCAGGCGCTGCGTCTCTGGGAGACATGTACAGCCTTCTCAACCTTCCCTACGCCCTCATTGCTTGG GTGCCTGCAGCATACTGCGGTCCAGCTCTTGGGCCCCTCTTGTCAGGCTTTTCCGTCCCCGCCATGGGCTGGCGCTGGTCTCTCTGGGAAATTCTTTGGGCCGCCGCCCCAGTTTTCCTCGTCatgttcttcttcctccccgAGACCTCGACGCCCAACATCCTCCTCCGCCGCGCTCAGCGTCTCCGCAAGCTGACGGGCAACGATCGCTTCATGTCTCAGTCCGAAATCGACCAGCGCAACCTGAAGACCTCGGCCGTCGTCATTGACGCCCTCATCAAGCCCCTCGAGATCACAATCAAGGACCCGGCCATCCTCTTCGTCCAGGTCTACACCGCCATCATCTACGGCATCTACTATTCCTTCTTCGAGGTGTTCCCCCTCGTGTACCCAGTCTACTACGGCATGTCCATTGGCGAAATCGGCCTCGTCTTCCTCTGCATCCTCGTCGCCTGCCTTCTCGGCATCGCCGTCTACGTCTCCTACCTTGCCTTTTACATGGTGCCCCGTATCAAGAAGTTCGGCTTCCCAATCCAGGAGAACCGTCTCGTACCCGCTCTCCCCGCCTCCTTCGGCCCCACCATCGGCCTCTTCATCTTCGCATGGACCGCATCCCCGGCCATCCACTGGATCGCACCCACTATTGGCATCACTATCTACGGCGCCACCGTCTTCGTCGTGATGCAGTGCATCTTTGTGTACGTCCCACTGTCCTACCCCCAGTACGCCGCCAGTCTCTTTGCCGGTAACGACTTCTTCCGCTCCGCCTTCGCCTTTGCTAGCATCTTGTTCGCCCGCCCCATGTACCAGGACTTGGGTGTCGCCCGCGGAACGAGTTTGTTGGGTGGACTTAGCACAATTGGTATCCTTGGAATCTGGCTGCTTTACTTCTACGGCGGTAGACTTAGGGCGCTGAGCAAGTTTGCGGTCTCGTCTGACTAA
- a CDS encoding sulfatase: protein MLPILSLSTLATLALGASAVIAQSVQQRQPNIVFILTDDQDEQLGSLDYMPYVQKHFVQQGTYYRKHFCTIAICCPSRVSLLTGQAAHNTNVTYVTPPHGGYPKFVSQGYNDKYLPVWLQDAGYNTYYTGKLFNSHSTQNWNNPFPKGWTGSDFLLDPNTYLYLNATFQRNQSPPQTFPGEYSNDLVAERALGFLDDALKFNGSKPFFLGVAPIGPHNNGLGGETSAGATPPIPAKRHENLFSNVTVPRTYNFNPDKPSMANWGLIIPQLNATEITYGDNYYRRRLQTLQSVDEMVDAIVKRLDQAGVLDNTYVIFTSDNGFHIGQHRLKPGKTCAIEEDINVPFLIRGPGVPKGKTVDFVTTHTDIAPTIFSLANITLRDDFDGSPIPFSENGIQKAQNDPKHDHVNVEFWGTQRGYDAFGGASANNTYKAMRVLGDSYSLFYSVWCSNEREFYDMKKDPGQMNNLAGSASGQLLDRPLSVVQDRLDALLLVLKSCKAETCRLPWKHIHPEGGVENLRDALDPKFDEFYAGQPKISFSDCKDFYDIASEGAQDTLVHYDPAMLDEGLLDKPSLSEEL, encoded by the exons ATGTTGCCAATTCTTAGCCTGTCAACGTTGGCGACACTGGCCCTCGGTGCCTCCGCTGTCATCGCTCAGAGCGTGCAGCAGCGTCAGCCGAACATTGTCTTCATCTTGACTGATGATCAGGACGAGCAACTCGGTTCCCTTGACTACATGCCTTATGTTCAGAAGCATTTTGTTCAGCAGGGAACATACTATCGCAAACACTTTTGCACGATCGCAATTTGCTGTCCATCTCGTGTCAGCTTGTTGACGGGGCAAGCGGCGCACAACACCAATGTCACATATGTTACTCCCCCTCATG GTGGCTACCCGAAATTTGTCTCCCAAGGTTACAACGACAAGTATCTTCCTGTCTGGCTTCAGGACGCTGGCTACAACACGTATTACACCGGCAAGCTCTTCAACTCTCACTCTACCCAAAATTGGAACAATCCCTTCCCCAAGGGCTGGACTGGGAGTGACT TCCTTCTAGATCCCAACACCTATCTCTACTTGAATGCAACGTTCCAGAGAAACCAGAGCCCACCTCAGACTTTCCCGGGCGAGTACAGTAACGACTTGGTTGCCGAAAGAGCTCTCGGCTTCTTGGATGATGCTCTCAAGTTCAACGGCAGCAAGCCTTTCTTCTTGGGTGTTGCACCAATTGGTCCTCACAACAACGGACTTGGCGGCGAGACCAGTGCTGGTGCGACACCACCCATCCCCGCGAAGAGGCACGAAAACCTCTTCTCAAACGTGACTGTTCCTCGCACTTACAACTTTAACCCTGACAAG CCGAGCATGGCCAACTGGGGTCTCATCATCCCCCAGCTGAACGCCACCGAGATAACATACGGTGATAACTACTACCGCCGCCGTCTCCAAACACTGCAGTCCGTTGATGAAATGGTTGACGCCATCGTCAAGCGTCTCGATCAAGCCGGTGTCCTCGACAATACCTATGTCATCTTCACGTCTGACAATGGCTTCCACATTGGACAGCATCGTCTGAAGCCAGGAAAGACTTGCGCGATTGAGGAAGACATCAACGTGCCCTTCTTGATCCGCGGCCCCGGCGTGCCAAAGGGCAAGACTGTGGACTTTGTCACAACCCACACCGACATTGCTCCTACGATCTTCTCGTTAGCCAACATCACCCTACGTGACGACTTTGATGGTTCTCCTATTCCCTTCTCTGAGAATGGGATCCAAAAGGCCCAGAATGACCCTAAACATGATCACGTCAATGTTGAGTTTTGGGGTACTCAACGCGGATATGACGCGTTTGGCGGAG CATCTGCGAACAACACTTACAAGGCCATGCGTGTTCTCGGCGACAGTTATAGCCTGTTCTACTCAGTTTGGTGCAGCAACGAACGCGAATTTTACGACATGAAG AAGGACCCAGGTCAGATGAACAACCTTGCCGGAAGCGCTTCAGGTCAGCTTCTCGATCGTCCCTTGTCCGTCGTCCAAGACCGTCTTGATGCCCTTTTATTGGTCCTCAAGAGTTGCAAGGCCGAGACTTGCAGGCTTCCATGGAAGCACATCCACCCTGAAGGTGGCGTCGAGAACCTCCGGGATGCACTTGATCCCAAGTTTGATGAGTTTTACGCCGGACAGCCCAAGATTTCCTTCTCAGACTGCAAGGACTTCTACGACATTGCTTCTGAGGGAGCGCAGGATACTTTAGTCCATTACGACCC TGCGATGTTGGATGAAGGTCTTCTGGACAAGCCATCGCTTTCGGAAGAGCTGTAg
- a CDS encoding pentatricopeptide repeat domain-containing protein translates to MLPLGLLNAAQGHPMLVELKNGETLNGHLVMCDTWMNLTLKEVVQTSPEGDKFVKIPEVYVKGNNIKYLRVPDDIIDVVKENQQNQQGGFRGGRGGSRGDHGGRGGDRGRGRGQGRGGRGRGNRGGGGGGAVMLVHARRLSRSAFNVGRIASSMSGTRVIFDGLWRCLCPSVDTQAAARLLNTQIVPRTSLATRQRSHLVPSTRRPANRTRCRRYTTATSSAVQVEGHPKHHDSEELVEADAARQTEGSESVDDNLPAVNEQLRAASLPAILDALEVLRGQPKSFKKVATIITYLLRARGVELSPKLYEDLIVATADVQGSAAFLAQLFAEMKRLQFTTSPSISHAALAILAAMKQSWTEVDIPGQAHVALGLLRDGQIELAFDAIENLIHKQVPMASWVFNIFIFTLAQRGFIDEAIKLAHSKVHSSDGETDVALWYLLLDNCSEAYHYEGTRYIWGRMLEKDKEQLSDGVLLNIINTAARQNDYQLATGAARLVTQRGGKLVAHHYEALIECYGGVGDIVSALRVLCIMFKAISVAPYASTRPIYQRIKKEPESIDPALNTLTELIRSYKVPIAALNVIIEAAVETHGFAKALEIYQNAHKYTEASPNHVTIRYVLQACEDTEALKALVAQNPELALKGDRTVFARVVHEYAVAGELDLAYKCVRLFGEAPAPVEGQQPELDSFWINRKTLLTLVRKSLDVQDVRVWWLIEQAERRNMDVQSGLSKVMASVADEIKRSSGLDRKDTEMTYRFPS, encoded by the exons ATG TTACCCCTCGGTCTCTTGAACGCCGCCCAAGGGCACCCTATGCTCGTCGAGCTGAAGAACGGCGAAACACTCAATGGCCACCTGGTCATGTGCGATACCTGGATGAACCTCACATTGAAGGAGGTTGTTCAAACGAGTCCG GAAGGCGACAAGTTCGTCAAGATACCCGAAGTCTACGTCAAAGGAAACAAC ATCAAATACCTACGAGTACCCGACGACATCATTGACGTTGTGAAGGAGAACCAACAGAACCAGCAAGGAGGATTCCGCGGTGGCAGAGGTGGATCGAGAGGAGACCATGGCGGCCGCGGAGGTGACAGAGGTCGGGGCAGAGGCCAGGGCCGTGGAGGCAGAGGAAGAGGTAaccgtggtggtggtggcggtggtg CCGTGATGCTTGTGCATGCTCGTCGTCTATCGCGAAGCGCATTCAATGTCGG CCGCATTGCCAGCTCCATGTCGGGCACTCGAGTAATTTTCGACGGCTTATGGCGCTGTCTCTGCCCCTCTGTCGATACGCAAGCTGCGGCCAGGCTCCTCAATACACAGATTGTTCCCAGAACATCGCTTGCGACGCGCCAACGAAGTCACCTTGTCCCATCAACCCGCCGTCCTGCGAATCGTACACGATGTCGAAGATACACAACCGCCACATCTTCGGCCGTGCAGGTAGAAGGACACCCGAAGCATCACGATAGCGAAGAGCTAGTTGAAGCCGATGCAGCTCGACAAACAGAAGGGTCGGAATCCGTGGACGACAATCTCCCCGCCGTGAACGAGCAGCTCCGAGCAGCCTCGCTGCCTGCAATCCTGGATGCCTTGGAGGTCCTCCGGGGCCAACCCAAGAGCTTCAAAAAGGTCGCAACAATCATCACATATCTATTGCGGGCTAGAGGCGTTGAGCTCAGCCCAAAACTCTACGAAGACTTGATCGTGGCTACGGCCGATGTTCAAGGATCGGCGGCGTTCCTAGCACAGCTTTTTGCGGAGATGAAGCGACTGCAGTTCACAACTTCGCCTTCAATATCCCATGCCGCGTTAGCT ATTCTTGCAGCAATGAAGCAGTCGTGGACTGAGGTCGATATCCCAGGACAGGCCCACGTTGCCCTTGGGCTACTCCGCGACGGTCAAATCGAGCTGGCTTTCGACGCAATAGAAAACCTAATTCACAAGCAAGTACCGATGGCTTCATGGGTCTTTAACATCTTCATTTTCACCCTCGCCCAGCGCGGTTTTATAGATGAGGCGATCAAGCTGGCGCATAGCAAGGTTCACTCTTCTGATGGCGAGACCGACGTTGCGTTGTGGTATTTACTGCTCGACAATTGCTCCGAGGCGTACCACTACGAGGGCACACGATACATATGGGGTAGGATGCTGGAGAAGGACAAGGAGCAACTTTCGGACGGGGTGCTTCTCAACATTATCAACACGGCTGCCAGGCAGAACGACTATCAGCTTGCTACAGGGGCTGCGCGGCTCGTCACGCAGAGGGGTGGAAAACTGGTTGCGCATCATTACGAGGCGCTAATCGAATGCTACGGCGGAGTCGGAGATATCGTGAGCGCATTGCGGGTCTTGTGCATCATGTTCAAGGCCATCTCAGTTGCGCCATACGCCAGCACCCGTCCAATCTACCAGAGAATCAAGAAAGAGCCAGAGAGTATCGACCCGGCTCTTAACACTCTTACTGAGCTTATCCGCAGCTACAAAGTCCCCATTGCCGCGCTCAATGTCATCATTGAAGCCGCTGTCGAAACACACGGCTTCGCGAAAGCGTTGGAGATCTACCAGAATGCGCACAAGTACACCGAGGCCAGCCCTAATCATGTCACCATTCGCTACGTTCTCCAAGCGTGCGAGGATACGGAAGCTCTCAAGGCTCTTGTTGCGCAAAACCCAGAGTTGGCCCTCAAAGGCGATCGCACTGTCTTTGCCAGGGTTGTGCATGAGTACGCCGTGGCTGGTGAGCTGGACCTCGCGTACAAGTGTGTGAGATTATTCGGCGAAGCTCCTGCGCCGGTTGAGGGGCAGCAACCCGAACTGGACAGTTTTTGGATAAACAGGAAGACGCTACTCACCCTCGTCAGAAAGTCCCTTGACGTGCAGGACGTGCGGGTTTGGTGGTTGATCGAGCAGGCCGAGAGACGGAATATGGACGTCCAGTCGGGCTTGTCGAAGGTGATGGCATCCGTTGCCGACGAGATCAAGAGAAGTTCCGGATTGGACCGAAAGGACACCGAGATGACATATCGCTTCCCATCATAA